The uncultured Desulfobulbus sp. genome window below encodes:
- a CDS encoding DUF2149 domain-containing protein produces the protein MRYFRSRRSSKAGKGFSDMAFRDDDPMTGVANLFDIGLVFIVGLILTLFSVYRLQDLFDQNSEMTIMKQQASGEMEIIVKKGTQITATRVTKETAQGKGNRLGVAYQLEDGSMVYVPDTSK, from the coding sequence ATGCGCTATTTTCGCTCACGTCGCAGCAGTAAGGCTGGCAAAGGGTTCAGCGATATGGCCTTTCGCGATGACGATCCCATGACCGGCGTGGCCAATCTCTTTGATATCGGCCTGGTCTTTATTGTTGGCTTGATCCTTACCCTGTTCAGCGTCTACCGCTTGCAGGATCTCTTTGACCAGAACTCGGAGATGACCATCATGAAGCAGCAGGCATCCGGCGAGATGGAGATCATCGTCAAAAAAGGCACCCAGATCACAGCGACCCGTGTGACCAAAGAAACGGCCCAAGGTAAAGGAAACCGACTCGGCGTTGCCTATCAGCTGGAAGATGGGTCGATGGTTTATGTCCCCGACACCTCTAAATAA
- a CDS encoding tetratricopeptide repeat-containing serine protease family protein, with protein MAAAQRRLLKAWYTSWLLVGLVCLFGPTTIQAAQQAETVTSFAQISPSLVEIKATGPGAESRRGSGVVVRPYQVLTSSALITKESTIEVWAYGKRFASTPLVVDQARELCLLAVPELSAPPAQLGRAGSLAQQQSVWAVGATDATRKMEPAIVTQLRGTQGPLIETTLLAAENSLGRGVLNNQGQLIGITTVFTEGETPLYFTAPVEWLQGLQQGQGEDGPSRTLYWLKRASLAEKNNDWKELRAVGRHWADERPDNATAWHTLGYACIYLELRQEALEAFQQTVRIDPDDIDGWSNIGFAQSDLMHYAEAAQAYAQVVRLQPEDVEGWLNLSMASDAAGEHALAKKALEALAQLAPLKAAELRDYFAKKGSLPMDTSHPHD; from the coding sequence ATGGCTGCTGCTCAACGACGTCTTTTGAAGGCCTGGTATACATCCTGGCTGCTGGTTGGGCTCGTTTGCCTGTTTGGTCCAACAACCATACAAGCCGCTCAGCAAGCGGAAACAGTGACAAGCTTTGCCCAGATTTCCCCCTCATTGGTTGAAATCAAGGCAACAGGGCCAGGTGCAGAATCGAGACGGGGAAGTGGGGTAGTTGTTCGCCCCTATCAGGTACTTACGTCCAGTGCACTTATCACCAAAGAGAGTACCATTGAAGTGTGGGCCTATGGCAAGCGTTTTGCATCCACGCCCCTGGTTGTTGACCAGGCCAGAGAACTATGTCTGTTGGCAGTGCCTGAGTTGTCTGCACCTCCCGCCCAGCTCGGTAGAGCCGGTTCTCTGGCTCAACAGCAATCAGTCTGGGCTGTTGGGGCAACCGATGCAACCAGGAAGATGGAACCCGCAATCGTCACCCAGTTGCGTGGAACACAGGGGCCACTGATTGAAACGACCCTCTTGGCTGCGGAAAATTCGCTGGGGCGTGGAGTGTTGAATAATCAGGGGCAACTCATCGGCATAACCACTGTATTTACTGAGGGCGAGACGCCGTTGTATTTCACGGCTCCAGTGGAATGGCTGCAGGGATTACAGCAAGGCCAGGGAGAGGACGGACCCAGCCGCACTCTCTACTGGTTAAAACGGGCGAGCCTCGCCGAAAAGAATAATGACTGGAAGGAACTGCGTGCGGTGGGCAGGCATTGGGCCGATGAACGTCCCGACAATGCCACTGCCTGGCATACCTTGGGGTATGCCTGTATTTACCTTGAGTTACGCCAGGAGGCCTTGGAAGCCTTTCAGCAGACTGTACGTATTGACCCTGATGATATCGACGGCTGGAGTAATATTGGCTTTGCTCAGTCCGACCTGATGCATTACGCCGAAGCAGCGCAGGCCTATGCGCAGGTGGTCCGGCTGCAGCCAGAGGATGTGGAAGGCTGGTTGAACCTGAGCATGGCCTCTGATGCTGCTGGCGAGCATGCTCTCGCAAAAAAAGCATTGGAGGCGCTTGCTCAATTGGCACCGCTCAAAGCCGCTGAGTTACGGGACTATTTTGCTAAGAAGGGCTCGCTACCTATGGATACATCCCACCCACATGATTGA
- a CDS encoding tetratricopeptide repeat protein: MPTREEQHDFVVQMTRQAALLSTEHPAGQHMRQPEDEKPFQTALQLARELHMPEATLSLSQFLALAAFDRNHYSLAEQRFTDLANAGNSLKYPQVEADAYHHLGRIAQQQNNFESAQSFYEQALELFDQEEHLHDRAIILHQLGAIAYKQAQSDQSEAYYKEALQLFEAQNNLQGVAGACHQLGRIAQNQGDKALANRWYTRALALFQEQNNAHAAASTCHQLGRIAQEQQDYEAAQTWYAQSLQIFEQEGNEHDAALAYHQLGRIAQEQRYFDSAEQWYHKALQIFQQQGDRRSLANTRSQMGILAQEQCDFANAHYCYTQALELYEQLQQPLAVANTCNQLGRVAQNQREYQQAETWYERSRILFEQEQQLFDAARTYGQLGYLKQLQARHEEAGQWFKRAIDSFADQEDSYRMSTAMVFFLKNMQQADTTTQNVLRALWEKSEFDSIITLDELAEQVNADQG, encoded by the coding sequence ATGCCAACTCGTGAAGAACAGCATGATTTTGTTGTCCAGATGACGAGGCAGGCGGCATTGCTCAGCACTGAGCATCCCGCTGGCCAGCATATGCGTCAACCAGAAGATGAAAAACCCTTTCAAACGGCATTGCAACTTGCCAGGGAGTTGCACATGCCGGAAGCGACCTTGAGCCTGAGCCAGTTTCTTGCCCTGGCCGCCTTTGACAGAAACCACTACTCACTGGCCGAGCAGCGCTTCACGGACCTGGCCAACGCCGGAAACAGCTTGAAGTATCCCCAGGTCGAGGCCGACGCCTACCATCATCTTGGCCGTATTGCCCAGCAGCAAAACAATTTCGAGAGCGCCCAGAGTTTTTATGAACAGGCCCTGGAACTCTTTGACCAGGAAGAACATCTCCACGATCGAGCTATAATCCTCCACCAACTCGGTGCCATTGCTTACAAACAGGCTCAGTCCGATCAAAGCGAAGCCTATTATAAAGAGGCACTGCAACTCTTTGAAGCGCAGAACAACCTGCAGGGGGTTGCCGGTGCCTGTCACCAACTCGGGCGCATCGCTCAAAACCAAGGTGATAAGGCCCTGGCCAACCGCTGGTACACTCGGGCACTTGCCCTTTTTCAAGAGCAAAACAATGCCCATGCCGCAGCCAGCACCTGCCACCAGCTTGGTCGCATAGCCCAGGAACAGCAGGATTACGAGGCGGCCCAAACCTGGTATGCACAATCATTACAAATATTTGAGCAAGAGGGCAATGAGCATGATGCCGCCCTTGCCTATCATCAACTCGGTCGCATTGCCCAGGAGCAACGCTACTTTGACAGCGCAGAACAGTGGTATCACAAAGCGCTGCAGATTTTCCAGCAGCAGGGCGACCGACGTAGCCTGGCCAATACCAGAAGCCAGATGGGTATCCTGGCCCAGGAACAATGCGACTTTGCAAACGCCCACTATTGCTATACCCAGGCACTTGAGCTCTACGAACAGTTGCAACAGCCTCTTGCCGTGGCAAACACCTGCAATCAACTCGGACGTGTAGCCCAGAACCAAAGGGAGTATCAGCAAGCCGAAACCTGGTATGAACGCTCCCGTATCCTCTTTGAGCAGGAACAGCAACTCTTTGACGCCGCCCGCACCTATGGCCAACTGGGCTATCTCAAACAGTTACAAGCTCGGCACGAAGAGGCTGGCCAATGGTTTAAACGGGCCATTGACAGCTTTGCCGATCAGGAAGACAGCTATCGCATGAGCACGGCCATGGTCTTCTTTCTGAAAAACATGCAACAGGCCGACACAACAACCCAGAACGTGCTGCGAGCGCTTTGGGAAAAATCCGAGTTCGACAGCATCATCACCCTGGATGAGCTTGCTGAGCAAGTCAACGCTGATCAGGGGTAG
- a CDS encoding MotA/TolQ/ExbB proton channel family protein — protein sequence MDIGALLKTFIYLVSSSLLYPVLLMLSILVLVVIVQAGNFFAEWLERTRLKSGAAIDLPGALQSAQTENIVSHRVKRYLKSLHATQQTAADCELAVENLLQSTTLELWKSMDKLRLLVRTGPSLGLIGTLIPMGTGLAALGQGDMTKLSSDLVIAFTTTVVGLAVGTVAFCFYTVRRRWLEEDIKNMELATELMMTNQAEH from the coding sequence ATGGACATCGGCGCCCTGCTTAAAACCTTTATTTACCTGGTTTCTTCTTCTCTGCTCTACCCTGTGCTCCTGATGCTCAGCATCCTGGTGCTAGTGGTGATTGTCCAGGCGGGCAACTTCTTTGCCGAATGGCTGGAACGAACCCGGCTCAAATCTGGTGCGGCCATTGACCTTCCCGGTGCCCTTCAATCGGCGCAGACAGAGAATATTGTCTCGCACCGGGTCAAACGCTATCTCAAATCCCTGCACGCCACCCAACAAACTGCCGCTGATTGTGAACTGGCTGTGGAAAACCTGCTCCAGTCCACCACCCTGGAGCTGTGGAAATCCATGGACAAGCTGCGCCTGCTGGTCCGCACCGGCCCTTCCCTTGGCCTCATCGGCACCTTGATTCCCATGGGCACAGGCCTGGCGGCTCTGGGCCAGGGGGATATGACCAAGCTCAGCTCGGATTTGGTTATCGCCTTTACCACCACAGTGGTTGGACTGGCGGTGGGCACCGTGGCCTTCTGTTTTTACACCGTGCGCAGACGCTGGCTTGAAGAGGATATCAAGAACATGGAGCTCGCCACAGAGCTGATGATGACCAACCAGGCGGAGCACTAA
- a CDS encoding hemolysin family protein has product MDIVLLLCLITLNGLFAMSEIAVLSSREARLRKLAGDRRRGAQAALQLKNAPASFLSTVQVGITMVGILSGAVGEKALILPLSQWLDAIPLLKNSAHSLAMVLVVVGLTYVTVVIGELVPKHLGLLLPERIASLIAPPMHLLSRVAGPLVWLLASSSKGLLHLLGARDKREVSVSNEEIRLLMEQGAKTGVFHESEQVLVANVLRLDELPIEAIMTHRQDVQPLDLEWTKDEIRTYLADCSHSRIIVYRGGWGDIVGLLRTADLLKGAFARSPLNIESHLRPVSYVPEHNTITQLLDHFRNAQLQCALVVDEYGEIQGLVTLADVLIAIVGQMPMEDPSDSHSITSREDGSWLIDGQVAIDWVKQTLGLREELPGEENQSYHSIAGFIIHVLGRIPAESDQVKALGYVFEVVDMDLHRIDKVLVYPVSEEEGEAEEAW; this is encoded by the coding sequence ATGGATATTGTTCTCTTGCTCTGTCTCATCACCCTCAACGGGCTTTTTGCCATGTCTGAGATTGCGGTACTTTCCAGTCGAGAGGCACGGCTGCGTAAGTTGGCAGGTGATCGTCGACGTGGGGCGCAAGCTGCCCTGCAGCTTAAAAATGCTCCAGCCTCTTTTCTCTCCACGGTCCAGGTGGGGATTACCATGGTAGGGATTTTAAGCGGGGCCGTGGGAGAAAAGGCGTTAATCCTTCCCCTGAGTCAGTGGCTTGATGCGATCCCGTTGTTGAAGAATTCCGCCCATAGTCTGGCCATGGTGCTGGTGGTGGTCGGGCTGACCTATGTCACCGTGGTGATTGGTGAGTTGGTTCCCAAGCATCTGGGGCTACTGCTGCCGGAGCGCATTGCTTCGCTGATTGCACCTCCCATGCACCTTCTTTCGCGGGTGGCGGGGCCTCTGGTCTGGCTCCTGGCCTCCTCTTCCAAAGGGTTGCTGCATCTGCTTGGTGCCCGGGATAAGCGGGAAGTGAGTGTCAGTAACGAGGAGATCAGACTCTTGATGGAGCAGGGGGCCAAGACCGGTGTTTTCCATGAAAGTGAGCAGGTGCTGGTGGCCAACGTGCTCAGGCTCGATGAGTTACCCATTGAGGCGATCATGACCCATCGTCAGGATGTGCAGCCCCTTGACCTGGAATGGACAAAAGATGAAATTCGCACCTATTTGGCAGACTGTTCCCATTCCCGCATCATTGTTTATCGGGGAGGATGGGGAGATATAGTAGGCCTGCTGAGAACAGCGGATCTGCTTAAAGGGGCCTTTGCCCGTAGCCCCTTGAATATTGAATCGCATCTCCGGCCGGTCAGTTATGTGCCCGAGCATAACACTATCACCCAGCTGCTGGATCATTTTCGTAATGCTCAGCTCCAGTGTGCGCTGGTCGTGGATGAGTATGGCGAGATTCAGGGACTGGTGACTCTGGCGGACGTATTGATCGCCATTGTTGGCCAGATGCCCATGGAAGACCCTTCCGATTCGCATAGCATTACCTCCCGGGAAGATGGTTCCTGGTTGATTGATGGGCAGGTTGCCATTGATTGGGTCAAACAGACCCTGGGCCTGCGTGAAGAGTTACCCGGAGAAGAGAATCAGAGTTACCATTCCATCGCCGGGTTTATTATCCATGTGCTGGGCAGAATTCCAGCTGAGTCTGATCAGGTCAAGGCCTTAGGCTACGTGTTTGAGGTGGTGGATATGGATCTGCACCGGATTGACAAGGTGTTGGTTTATCCGGTAAGCGAAGAAGAGGGGGAGGCTGAAGAGGCCTGGTGA
- a CDS encoding flavin reductase family protein, whose translation MAKVDWKPGNMIFPLPAVMVSLGETPEEYNIITIAWTGTICSDPPMCYISVRPERHSHAILERTREFVINLTTGPLAVATDWCGVRSGRKYQKFEEMNLTPAAASLVKAPIIEEAPINIECKVFEVKKLGTHDMFMAEVVNVKADEQYINPKNGAFMLHKSEPLVFAHGGYYAMGRKIGKFGFSVEKNSDKSQKSSKKK comes from the coding sequence ATGGCAAAAGTTGATTGGAAACCCGGAAATATGATTTTCCCTCTCCCCGCGGTGATGGTGAGCCTGGGGGAGACACCAGAAGAATATAATATCATTACCATTGCCTGGACGGGAACCATCTGCTCCGACCCGCCCATGTGCTATATATCGGTACGACCGGAGCGTCATTCCCATGCAATATTGGAGCGGACAAGAGAGTTCGTCATCAACCTCACCACCGGTCCCTTAGCCGTTGCCACGGACTGGTGTGGCGTACGATCAGGAAGAAAATACCAGAAATTTGAGGAAATGAATCTGACGCCCGCTGCCGCGAGTCTGGTGAAGGCCCCAATCATTGAAGAGGCCCCCATCAATATTGAGTGCAAGGTCTTTGAGGTGAAAAAACTGGGGACCCACGACATGTTCATGGCTGAGGTAGTGAATGTCAAGGCCGATGAACAGTACATCAATCCCAAAAACGGTGCCTTCATGCTCCATAAATCAGAGCCCCTGGTTTTTGCCCATGGCGGGTATTATGCCATGGGGCGAAAGATCGGGAAATTCGGCTTTTCCGTAGAGAAGAATTCCGATAAATCACAGAAATCGAGCAAGAAAAAGTAA
- a CDS encoding DUF2162 family putative transporter: MIYKSLIMGVLFSIGIFAGKSGIGMAYLIGRNNHSSLKAKLFKLLAFSLLYALFFAIIGLGLHLLDPLAHFDSIQSFLRSGMQVHMILAAVMVGWGLLLVRKPHHHMSKSRGWLLLTLPCPVCATVIIFSIAFCLSLFPEHFPQVVGGLYLAFLGISLLSMGMMLGIKSIAKQSAESLLGSGMLLLGIYFLISMAVLPQFSDIDKVYRLTQHHVANHQQSLTSLLPVVVLALFTFTAGFGHTLQQIRSSR; this comes from the coding sequence ATGATCTACAAATCCCTGATCATGGGCGTCCTCTTCAGCATCGGTATCTTTGCCGGAAAAAGCGGCATTGGTATGGCCTACCTCATAGGCCGCAACAATCACTCATCACTCAAGGCAAAGCTCTTCAAGCTGCTGGCCTTCTCCCTTCTCTATGCTCTTTTTTTCGCCATAATCGGTCTGGGACTCCACCTACTTGACCCACTGGCCCATTTTGACTCCATTCAGAGCTTTCTCCGCTCAGGTATGCAGGTGCATATGATCCTGGCGGCTGTCATGGTGGGCTGGGGGCTGCTGCTTGTTCGCAAACCGCATCACCACATGAGCAAAAGCCGGGGCTGGCTGCTGCTCACCCTCCCCTGCCCGGTCTGCGCCACGGTGATCATCTTTTCCATCGCCTTTTGCCTCTCTCTCTTTCCTGAACATTTTCCCCAGGTTGTGGGCGGCCTCTATCTCGCTTTCCTGGGTATCAGTCTTTTGAGCATGGGAATGATGCTGGGGATCAAATCCATTGCAAAACAATCAGCAGAATCACTGCTAGGGAGCGGCATGCTGCTCCTGGGTATCTATTTTCTCATCTCCATGGCTGTTTTGCCGCAGTTCAGCGATATCGACAAGGTCTACCGCCTGACCCAGCACCACGTGGCCAACCACCAGCAAAGCCTCACCAGCCTGCTGCCGGTGGTGGTGCTCGCCCTTTTTACCTTTACGGCCGGTTTTGGCCATACCCTTCAACAAATTCGGAGTTCCCGCTAA
- a CDS encoding TonB-dependent receptor: MHQRSIIRTTSLIYCSSLLFLPQLACADHGTEHSSHSSAPTVMSTVEVTADRLSEFAENNPGMVEVLGRTEIESRNMLSVEEALNGMGGVEVKQSTGVGSRISIRGSGKSGGVLVLLNGRPLNSNQFGSVDLAGIPVETIESITVFKPPVPVWLGSGATDGAISIMTKGIQGKNTSQKSHVSKLRGAVGSYGTIEGSASHQVRLESGSSLMASATGKHRDGKRANKDLDSGNFTLHWDGDLTDTQQFEINGRYYTSESGSPGPVDNPTPNARQSYEKVSFDSRLSGLLGTNGDYSLNLYGDTIEVEDKSQSGLISTLDDDKIGIKAEYNWNDDQDRWAIRTSGLIENDDLDHTISGEHNRITAGVGVQADRKWEDWTLTAGVRGDRVTGFDWNPGVSAGINHVLGGGWVMKANIGHSVNIPSFGQLYQPSHGSIDQVRGNPDLDKEKILSMDGGLEYSYGKTAKLQMTLFRSETNDPILYQRDAITRIYSPINGGSAWRHGIELNGKYAFSENIRMEANLILQDSEVEDTGNEMTYTPTVKGKLTLLSTLPQTKTRLEMSLRYTGEQYSEMENLEDQRLDDYITLDCKAIQPFTLAGMQAEWFLNMTNLFDTGYSIHYGYPDEGVRFMTGVNLSF; encoded by the coding sequence ATGCACCAACGCTCCATCATACGCACCACCTCCCTGATTTACTGCAGCTCATTGCTCTTCTTGCCCCAGCTCGCCTGTGCTGATCACGGTACGGAGCACAGCAGCCATAGCTCCGCACCGACAGTCATGAGCACGGTCGAGGTGACTGCGGACAGACTCAGTGAATTTGCCGAAAACAACCCGGGAATGGTTGAAGTCCTGGGGCGCACTGAGATCGAGAGTCGCAACATGCTCAGTGTCGAAGAAGCCTTAAACGGTATGGGGGGAGTTGAGGTCAAACAGTCCACCGGAGTGGGCTCCCGTATCTCCATCCGAGGTTCAGGAAAATCAGGTGGCGTCCTCGTACTCCTCAACGGACGGCCGCTCAACAGCAATCAGTTCGGCAGTGTTGACCTGGCAGGCATTCCGGTGGAGACCATTGAATCGATCACCGTTTTCAAGCCTCCGGTCCCTGTCTGGCTGGGCTCGGGGGCTACTGATGGTGCAATTTCCATCATGACCAAAGGCATACAGGGGAAAAACACCTCGCAAAAAAGCCATGTGAGCAAACTGCGTGGTGCAGTTGGCTCCTACGGCACCATTGAAGGGAGCGCCAGCCACCAGGTACGCCTGGAGTCCGGCTCTTCGCTGATGGCCTCGGCCACGGGCAAACATCGTGACGGTAAACGTGCGAACAAGGATCTGGACAGCGGTAATTTCACCCTGCACTGGGACGGGGATCTCACCGATACCCAGCAATTTGAGATCAACGGTCGCTACTACACCTCCGAGTCAGGTTCTCCCGGCCCGGTGGACAACCCCACCCCCAATGCCCGTCAAAGTTATGAGAAGGTCTCCTTTGACAGCCGCCTCAGCGGTCTGCTTGGAACGAACGGAGATTACAGCCTCAACCTCTATGGGGACACGATCGAGGTGGAAGACAAGAGCCAGTCGGGCCTGATTTCCACCTTGGATGACGACAAAATCGGAATCAAGGCAGAGTATAACTGGAACGATGATCAGGATCGCTGGGCCATCAGAACCAGTGGGCTCATTGAAAATGATGATCTGGATCACACCATATCCGGCGAACATAACCGGATCACCGCCGGGGTTGGTGTGCAGGCGGATCGAAAATGGGAGGACTGGACCCTGACCGCTGGTGTTCGAGGCGATCGGGTAACGGGATTTGACTGGAACCCGGGTGTTTCAGCGGGCATCAACCATGTGCTTGGTGGCGGCTGGGTAATGAAGGCCAACATCGGACACAGCGTCAACATCCCATCTTTTGGTCAGCTCTATCAGCCAAGTCATGGCTCCATTGACCAGGTCCGTGGAAATCCTGATCTGGATAAGGAAAAAATCCTCTCCATGGATGGCGGGTTGGAATACAGCTACGGCAAAACGGCCAAGCTGCAGATGACCCTATTTCGCAGCGAGACCAACGATCCCATCCTCTATCAGCGTGATGCCATTACCCGTATTTACAGTCCGATCAACGGCGGCAGCGCCTGGCGGCACGGTATCGAGCTGAACGGAAAATACGCCTTCTCTGAAAACATACGCATGGAGGCAAACCTGATCCTGCAGGACTCCGAGGTGGAAGACACGGGCAATGAGATGACCTACACGCCAACAGTCAAAGGCAAGCTGACCCTACTCTCAACGCTTCCCCAGACAAAAACACGGCTGGAAATGAGCCTGCGCTACACCGGCGAGCAGTACAGCGAGATGGAAAATCTGGAAGACCAGCGGCTTGATGACTACATAACCCTGGATTGTAAGGCCATTCAGCCCTTTACTTTGGCTGGAATGCAGGCTGAGTGGTTTCTCAACATGACCAACCTTTTTGACACCGGTTACTCCATTCATTACGGCTACCCGGATGAGGGCGTTCGGTTCATGACGGGGGTAAACCTGAGCTTTTGA
- a CDS encoding arsenate reductase ArsC, which produces MLHVLFVCELNSARSQMAEAFLKELGGAQDFLVDSCGLEAGTINPLVIQTMNEIGYDLRGNTTKTAFDLKHQVGYYDIVISVFPQVSDKGCPLIPRRVGWLHWPFDAPSRVQGDLHTKLDTIRTIRDQIRSQVEQFISDYRQTRRMGYRGLEII; this is translated from the coding sequence ATGCTGCATGTCCTTTTTGTATGCGAGCTTAATTCAGCACGAAGTCAGATGGCAGAGGCCTTTCTCAAAGAGCTGGGAGGAGCACAAGATTTTTTGGTCGATAGTTGCGGGCTCGAGGCAGGCACAATCAATCCGCTTGTCATTCAGACCATGAATGAGATCGGCTATGATTTACGAGGAAACACCACCAAAACAGCCTTCGATCTCAAACATCAGGTAGGATACTACGATATAGTGATATCAGTCTTTCCCCAGGTGAGCGACAAGGGGTGCCCCCTTATCCCCCGGCGGGTGGGCTGGTTGCACTGGCCCTTTGATGCCCCCTCTCGAGTGCAGGGCGACCTGCACACCAAACTCGACACGATTCGCACAATCCGCGATCAGATACGATCCCAGGTCGAACAATTCATCTCCGATTATCGCCAAACCCGGCGCATGGGCTACAGGGGATTAGAAATCATCTGA